In Streptomyces qaidamensis, one DNA window encodes the following:
- a CDS encoding amino acid ABC transporter permease, whose protein sequence is MTVDIDKTPADTPPAGPEAIKAIPVRHYGRYVSAVVAITLLVGVVYAFAQGKINWGAIPDYFFDDRILDGVGKTLLLTVLSMLIGIVGGVMLAVMRLSKNPVTSSIAWFYIWFFRGTPVLVQLIVWFNLGLVFEYINLGPFYKDEWSDFMTPFLTALLGLGLNEAAYMAEICRAGLLSVDEGQTEASHALGMSHAKTLRRIVIPQAMRVIVPPTGNEVINMLKTTSLVSVVQYPELLRAAQDIGQTSGAPAEMLFLAAAWYLLLTSVFSVGQYYLERYYARGSSRSLPATPFQKIKANLLSLSNRSASTGGTA, encoded by the coding sequence GTGACTGTTGACATCGACAAGACGCCGGCTGACACGCCCCCGGCCGGGCCGGAGGCCATCAAGGCCATCCCGGTCCGGCACTACGGGCGGTACGTCTCCGCCGTCGTCGCCATCACCCTGCTGGTCGGGGTCGTGTACGCGTTCGCCCAGGGCAAGATCAACTGGGGCGCGATCCCGGACTACTTCTTCGACGACCGCATCCTGGACGGCGTGGGCAAGACGCTCCTGCTGACCGTGCTGTCCATGCTGATCGGCATCGTCGGCGGCGTCATGCTCGCCGTGATGCGCCTGTCGAAGAACCCGGTGACCTCGTCGATCGCGTGGTTCTACATCTGGTTCTTCCGCGGCACCCCGGTCCTGGTGCAGCTGATCGTCTGGTTCAACCTGGGCCTGGTCTTCGAGTACATCAACCTCGGGCCGTTCTACAAGGACGAGTGGTCGGACTTCATGACCCCGTTCCTGACGGCGCTGCTGGGCCTCGGGCTCAACGAGGCCGCGTACATGGCGGAGATCTGCCGTGCCGGTCTGCTCTCGGTCGACGAGGGCCAGACCGAGGCGTCGCACGCGCTGGGCATGAGCCACGCCAAGACGCTGCGCCGGATCGTCATCCCGCAGGCGATGCGCGTGATCGTGCCGCCGACGGGCAACGAGGTCATCAACATGCTGAAGACGACCTCGCTGGTCTCGGTCGTCCAGTACCCAGAGTTGCTGCGAGCGGCCCAGGACATCGGCCAGACCTCCGGCGCGCCCGCCGAGATGCTGTTCCTGGCGGCGGCCTGGTACCTGCTGCTGACCTCGGTCTTCAGCGTCGGCCAGTACTACCTGGAGCGGTACTACGCGCGTGGTTCCAGCCGGTCCCTGCCGGCCACGCCGTTCCAGAAGATCAAGGCGAATCTGCTGTCCCTGTCCAACCGCTCGGCGTCGACGGGAGGCACCGCATGA
- a CDS encoding amino acid ABC transporter ATP-binding protein produces the protein MTAMVKAEGVHKSFGPVEVLKGIDLEVKSGEVFCLIGPSGSGKSTFLRCINHLEKINAGRLYVDGELVGYRQKGDKLYELKDSEVAVKRRDIGMVFQRFNLFPHMTAVENVMEAPVQVKGVSRSQARTRAQELLDRVGLADKAGNYPSQLSGGQQQRVAIARALAMDPKLMLFDEPTSALDPELVGDVLDVMRDLAESGMTMIVVTHEMGFAREVGDSLVFMDGGVVVESGHPREVLTNPQHERTKSFLSKVL, from the coding sequence ATGACCGCCATGGTCAAGGCCGAGGGCGTTCACAAGTCCTTCGGTCCCGTAGAGGTCCTCAAGGGCATCGACCTGGAGGTGAAGTCCGGCGAGGTGTTCTGCCTCATCGGCCCCTCCGGCTCCGGCAAGTCGACCTTCCTGCGGTGCATCAACCACCTGGAGAAGATCAACGCCGGCCGCCTGTACGTGGACGGTGAGCTGGTCGGCTACCGCCAGAAGGGCGACAAGCTCTACGAGCTGAAGGACAGCGAGGTCGCGGTCAAGCGCCGGGACATCGGCATGGTCTTCCAGCGCTTCAACCTGTTCCCGCACATGACGGCCGTGGAGAACGTCATGGAGGCGCCGGTCCAGGTCAAGGGCGTGAGCCGGAGCCAGGCCCGCACGCGCGCCCAGGAGCTCCTGGACCGGGTGGGGCTGGCCGACAAGGCGGGCAACTACCCCTCGCAGCTCTCCGGCGGCCAGCAGCAGCGCGTCGCCATCGCCCGGGCCCTGGCCATGGACCCGAAGCTGATGCTGTTCGACGAGCCGACCTCGGCGCTCGACCCGGAGCTGGTCGGTGACGTCCTCGACGTCATGCGCGACCTGGCCGAGTCCGGCATGACGATGATCGTCGTCACGCACGAGATGGGCTTCGCCCGGGAGGTGGGCGACAGCCTGGTCTTCATGGACGGCGGCGTGGTGGTCGAATCCGGCCACCCGCGCGAGGTGCTCACGAACCCGCAGCACGAGCGGACGAAGTCGTTCCTGTCCAAGGTGCTCTGA